Proteins found in one Homalodisca vitripennis isolate AUS2020 chromosome 4, UT_GWSS_2.1, whole genome shotgun sequence genomic segment:
- the LOC124360035 gene encoding lactosylceramide 4-alpha-galactosyltransferase-like — protein MVHQSRRGPGGHSGEYLYLPAVEKMPGEDMDMQIDESPPIDRRWRPTRLCVLVVAIVILVILLYWGLHNDSPIGISPSHVSVFLDNSGPYSLTVGSDMNVVQELDQGKTRVEISVRELLENKTKGPVRIVRSDGERYDVRLSYEPSASKSRLTRLDEIIPSTENIFFIETRCGTAKELEKYTVDSGVVLNARQICAIESTARLNPSRPVYLLHTCPLDDNFPSKSPEYVRQLLTYNNVHVVMLDLAELFMRSIVEELYFNSRFEESRHPVEHVSDVIRLLVLWRFGGTYMDIDVVSIRPLDELGTNYAGWQDEFTIASGVLNFAPNGFGHHILTECLFDLRDNFEPHEWSTNGPLLITKTIMRLCGITYGGERISRKCREFTDYPIPVFYPIYYTQWQLFFDEKQTKRVLNLLNDTYVVHLWNKMSSQRTIRVGSGQAYGILAAKYCPKAYRNCGVNF, from the exons ATTTACCGGCTGTGGAGAAGATGCCCGGTGAAGACATGGACATGCAGATAGACGAGAGCCCTCCCATCGACCGGCGTTGGAGACCTACCCGGTTGTGTGTCCTCGTGGTCGCAATAGTCATCCTAGTTATCTTATTGTACTGGGGCTTGCACAACGACTCACCAATAGGAATCAGTCCCAGCCATGTCAGTGTATTCCTGGACAACAGCGGACCATACAGCCTCACTGTTGGCTCGGATATGAACGTGGTTCAGGAACTAGACCAGGGGAAGACGAGGGTGGAGATCTCCGTCAGAGAACTTTTGGAAAACAAGACAAAAGGACCTGTCAGAATAGTCCGCTCTGACGGCGAAAG GTATGATGTACGGCTCAGCTATGAACCAAGTGCTAGTAAGAGTAGACTCACAAGGCTGGATGAGATTATACCTAGCACTGAGAATATCTTCTTCATAGAGACTCGCTGTGGAACTGCCAAAGAGTTGGAAAAATACACCGTGGACTCTGGG GTTGTGTTAAATGCTCGGCAAATCTGTGCCATCGAATCCACCGCTCGCCTAAACCCATCAAGGCCAGTATACCTCCTGCACACCTGCCCACTGGACGACAACTTCCCTTCCAAGTCACCCGAGTATGTCCGACAGCTCCTCACATACAACAACGTCCACGTGGTGATGCTAGATCTGGCGGAACTTTTCATGAGGTCCATCGTGGAAGAACTGTACTTCAACTCGAGGTTCGAGGAGAGTCGACATCCGGTGGAGCACGTCAGTGATGTGATAAGGCTCCTTGTCCTTTGGCGTTTCGGTGGCACCTACATGGACATCGATGTCGTCAGCATCAG GCCATTGGATGAACTGGGCACTAACTACGCCGGGTGGCAGGACGAGTTTACCATCGCTTCAGGAGTCCTCAACTTCGCACCAAACGGCTTCGGGCATCATATCCTGACCGAATGTTTGTTCGATCTCCGGGACAACTTCGAGCCCCATGAGTGGTCAACCAATGGACCTCTTCTCATCACCAAGACAATCATGAGGCTATGTGGAATCACTTATGGAGgg GAACGAATCAGTAGAAAATGTCGCGAGTTTACCGACTACCCCATACCGGTGTTCTATCCCATCTACTACACCCAGTGGCAGCTGTTCTTCGACGAGAAGCAGACCAAGCGAGTGCTCAACTTGCTGAACGACACCTATGTGGTTCACCTCTGGAATAAGATGAGTAGCCAAAGGACGATAAGGGTGGGATCGGGGCAGGCGTATGGCATACTGGCTGCCAAGTACTGTCCCAAGGCCTACAGAAATTGTGGAGTCAACTTCTAG